The proteins below are encoded in one region of Sulfolobus islandicus Y.N.15.51:
- a CDS encoding RAMP superfamily CRISPR-associated protein — protein METKSLLRVGGTSVYFDYVSADLPQAKVVVNYNGVDYLIPYIPSTSFKGLLRSTVEVSRRKSGNPPADFDNKVKEFLSALSDKSKKIFRENLEKEVELLANSGIIPYNYKDLVKRGDEGSLKEVLRVYFDVSGWNSSESCYSTSDLDRCENVSLIEDEDRRKFRELWNRLTGRQPICRTCRLYGTSGLRASVRFSNFYPIDPFPIRIDRLTHVSIDRRTWASSPQKLYNEEVISMGVRFLGFALLLKDEYKENILDDLKLLSDKAERVEVTLGARGSVGYGMFSLKFGDFEVELSDKSILGNLTLKFKVKEGVEYNVTEKLKVLNIFYPSYLISSIEVVGNREGAN, from the coding sequence ATAGAGACCAAGTCCTTATTAAGGGTTGGGGGGACATCTGTTTATTTTGATTATGTATCAGCAGATCTCCCTCAAGCTAAGGTGGTCGTAAACTATAATGGTGTGGATTACCTAATACCTTACATACCCTCAACCTCTTTTAAAGGCTTATTGAGGAGCACTGTTGAGGTGAGTAGGAGAAAATCTGGAAACCCTCCAGCAGATTTTGACAATAAAGTAAAAGAATTCTTATCCGCGTTAAGCGACAAGAGTAAGAAGATTTTTAGGGAGAATTTAGAGAAGGAAGTAGAACTTTTAGCTAACTCTGGCATTATCCCTTATAATTATAAGGACCTAGTGAAAAGAGGTGATGAAGGTTCTTTAAAGGAGGTACTTAGGGTTTACTTTGACGTTAGCGGTTGGAATTCATCTGAGTCGTGTTATTCCACATCAGACCTAGATAGGTGTGAGAACGTTTCGTTAATAGAGGATGAAGATAGGAGGAAGTTCAGAGAATTGTGGAACAGGCTGACTGGGAGGCAACCTATTTGTAGGACTTGTAGACTTTACGGTACCTCAGGTTTAAGGGCATCAGTTAGGTTTAGTAATTTTTACCCGATAGACCCTTTTCCTATACGCATCGATAGACTTACTCACGTTTCAATAGATAGGCGTACGTGGGCTTCATCTCCTCAAAAGTTATATAATGAAGAAGTCATCAGTATGGGTGTTCGTTTTTTAGGATTTGCACTGTTACTTAAAGATGAATATAAGGAAAATATTCTAGATGATCTAAAACTGTTGAGTGATAAGGCGGAGAGGGTTGAGGTCACTTTGGGTGCTAGGGGGAGTGTCGGTTACGGTATGTTTTCCTTAAAGTTTGGGGACTTTGAAGTAGAACTGAGCGATAAGAGTATTTTAGGTAATCTAACCCTGAAATTTAAGGTGAAAGAGGGAGTTGAATATAATGTTACTGAGAAGTTAAAGGTTTTAAATATCTTTTACCCGAGTTATTTGATTTCATCGATAGAGGTGGTAGGAAATCGTGAGGGAGCTAATTAA
- a CDS encoding AAA family ATPase, with protein sequence MNISEVVVEGFRGLKIATRLKRVNIVVGENGSGKTSFLESIFMSTLFQSDINDNDIHTSLIYMLNSRGDILSAFSTLSDSKVRLDDVVTQFKKIDPYSIDVEINNEKVAEIRVKSGILTTENLSGPLFLPIARVIKRVNIKYSPLYISTFFDSSGNPERIYSIAKRKNKNKKIESNFEILQDEYGHFKLYYDRLPAYVMGRGLLKRELIKLALMSSDILLIDEIEDSLHPDLVMEVLNDIKREEGVQVIFTTHVNEVVKMAGKVLNDSEAQVIYLSKAGYKTYRLSEISEFEKPLSWLGYV encoded by the coding sequence ATGAATATAAGTGAGGTAGTTGTAGAGGGTTTTAGGGGACTTAAAATTGCTACTAGGCTTAAGAGGGTTAATATTGTCGTTGGGGAGAACGGTAGCGGTAAGACTTCTTTTCTTGAATCGATTTTTATGTCAACTCTTTTCCAATCAGATATAAATGATAATGATATACACACTTCTCTCATTTATATGCTAAACAGTAGGGGAGATATTCTTTCAGCATTTTCCACTCTGTCTGACTCTAAAGTTAGACTTGATGATGTAGTAACGCAATTTAAGAAGATCGACCCTTACAGTATTGATGTTGAAATAAATAATGAAAAAGTAGCTGAAATTAGAGTAAAATCTGGAATCTTAACAACTGAGAATTTGTCTGGACCGTTGTTTTTGCCAATTGCAAGGGTTATAAAAAGGGTCAATATTAAATATTCTCCTCTTTACATTTCTACATTCTTTGATTCCTCGGGTAATCCGGAAAGAATTTATAGTATTGCGAAAAGAAAAAATAAAAACAAAAAAATAGAATCCAATTTTGAAATATTACAGGATGAATATGGTCATTTTAAGCTATATTATGATAGATTACCCGCCTATGTTATGGGCAGAGGGCTCTTAAAGAGGGAATTAATAAAACTAGCCCTAATGTCATCTGACATCCTCTTAATCGATGAAATTGAAGATTCCCTTCATCCCGATCTTGTAATGGAAGTATTGAATGATATAAAGCGGGAAGAGGGAGTTCAAGTAATTTTCACTACTCACGTAAATGAAGTTGTAAAAATGGCTGGAAAAGTACTTAACGATTCTGAGGCTCAAGTAATTTATCTATCAAAAGCAGGGTATAAAACGTACAGGCTTTCAGAAATTTCTGAATTTGAGAAACCCCTTAGTTGGTTAGGATACGTGTGA
- a CDS encoding UDP-glucose dehydrogenase family protein produces MKIGIVGLGYVGLVTAAVLADRGHYIVGVDIDENKVKGLNCSRIPIYEPGLEELLTKNRDRLHFTARYEELKDVELAFITVSTPTINGKIFLDYVYSAAKSLQVLPKDSIIVIKSTVVPGTSRRVKEISGREVVANPEFLKEGSAILDTIKPDRIIIGSENAEAGDIVEELWKFTGSPILRTSLEEAELIKYAANSFLSLKISFINEIANLCEKLPNCDVKTIANAIGMDKRISPYFLDAGLGWGGSCFPKDTQAFISFARDLGERLRTVEASIEVNNERPKRAVKMLKELMGSIKDKVICVLGVAFKPNTDDTRESVALKIIMQLSEEGAKVIAYDPRAKTDLAEMVSSKEECINRADGVIIATEWKEFYGIEELLKGKYVVDGRRVLRKELMDKRYFRAIGLST; encoded by the coding sequence GTGAAAATAGGTATAGTAGGTTTAGGTTACGTCGGACTGGTAACAGCTGCAGTTCTGGCAGATCGAGGACATTATATAGTGGGTGTTGACATAGATGAGAATAAAGTAAAGGGACTAAATTGCAGTAGGATACCTATTTATGAACCAGGGTTAGAGGAATTATTGACTAAGAATAGGGATCGCTTACATTTTACTGCCAGATATGAAGAATTAAAAGATGTTGAGTTGGCTTTCATAACAGTTTCGACACCTACAATAAACGGAAAAATTTTCTTAGATTACGTATACTCAGCAGCTAAATCCCTTCAAGTACTACCTAAGGATTCCATAATTGTGATTAAAAGTACTGTAGTTCCAGGCACTTCAAGAAGAGTTAAGGAGATTTCTGGTAGGGAAGTTGTAGCTAACCCCGAGTTTCTAAAAGAGGGCTCGGCAATTTTGGATACGATAAAGCCAGATAGAATTATAATAGGGAGCGAAAATGCTGAGGCTGGAGATATTGTAGAGGAATTATGGAAGTTTACTGGATCTCCTATTTTGAGGACTTCTTTAGAAGAGGCAGAGTTGATAAAGTACGCTGCTAATTCCTTTTTGTCGCTTAAGATATCGTTTATAAACGAAATAGCTAACCTTTGCGAGAAGTTACCTAACTGTGATGTTAAAACCATTGCTAACGCTATAGGTATGGATAAGAGAATTTCCCCATACTTCTTAGACGCAGGTTTGGGATGGGGTGGTTCCTGTTTCCCTAAGGACACTCAAGCCTTTATATCTTTCGCTAGAGATCTTGGGGAGAGACTAAGAACTGTGGAGGCTTCAATAGAAGTTAATAACGAAAGACCTAAGAGAGCTGTAAAGATGTTAAAGGAATTGATGGGCTCTATTAAAGATAAGGTTATATGCGTTTTAGGAGTTGCGTTTAAACCAAATACTGATGATACGAGGGAAAGTGTTGCGTTAAAAATTATTATGCAATTATCAGAGGAGGGTGCTAAAGTGATAGCATATGACCCTAGGGCAAAAACTGATTTAGCGGAAATGGTTAGTTCAAAGGAGGAGTGTATAAATAGGGCTGACGGAGTTATAATAGCTACCGAATGGAAGGAGTTTTATGGCATAGAGGAACTATTAAAGGGTAAATATGTTGTAGATGGCAGGAGAGTTTTAAGAAAGGAGTTAATGGATAAAAGGTACTTTAGGGCTATAGGCTTAAGTACGTGA
- a CDS encoding FkbM family methyltransferase: protein MIVNLKPFVNLPAKAILLRRSDFAAFYQVVIENIYSPLLSNIKEGGVVVDAGANIGLFSILASFKVKDKGKVIAIEPEPNNLKILKQNVELNKLNNVIVIPKALYDKPSKMIQYKRRRCWSICI, encoded by the coding sequence ATGATAGTTAATCTGAAACCATTTGTAAACTTACCTGCTAAGGCAATCCTCTTAAGGAGGAGTGACTTTGCAGCATTTTACCAAGTCGTAATAGAAAATATTTACTCTCCTTTACTCTCCAACATTAAAGAAGGAGGCGTTGTTGTTGATGCTGGTGCAAACATAGGCTTGTTTTCTATCCTAGCATCTTTTAAGGTTAAGGATAAAGGAAAGGTTATAGCTATAGAACCAGAACCAAATAACCTAAAAATCTTGAAACAGAACGTGGAATTAAATAAACTGAATAATGTAATTGTAATTCCTAAAGCACTTTATGACAAACCTAGCAAAATGATCCAGTATAAAAGGCGAAGGTGTTGGAGCATATGTATCTGA
- a CDS encoding glycosyltransferase family 2 protein: MFSIQIPVLHGKYLREVFESIRLQTFQDYEVVVVNSGGDEISDLIREYGFKEVRKDVKLLEARYLANKESKGDYALLLDETRPLRKDALELLSKNLHDMVIIGERELGESVWVRAAQLDKDNIMYCNSPEAIKGFALPRVFKRELLTIALETLRVNLGDVFSQVVFPDHELIYYEASRLSNDVFVIKDELIYHYGDVKLSDIMRKYYRYGKSLKVLKGTPYSFMTSVSRKRRNICKGGIYDRIVLYTLYSARGIPFLLGEIL, from the coding sequence GTGTTCTCAATTCAAATCCCAGTACTTCACGGTAAGTACTTAAGGGAGGTCTTTGAGTCTATTAGGCTCCAAACCTTTCAAGATTATGAAGTAGTTGTAGTTAACTCTGGAGGGGATGAGATAAGTGATTTGATTAGAGAATACGGTTTCAAAGAAGTGAGGAAAGACGTTAAACTTTTGGAAGCCCGTTATTTAGCAAATAAGGAAAGTAAGGGAGATTATGCCCTTCTGCTTGATGAGACAAGGCCTTTGAGGAAGGATGCACTAGAATTACTCTCTAAAAACCTCCACGACATGGTTATAATTGGTGAGAGGGAGTTAGGGGAGTCTGTATGGGTTAGGGCTGCACAACTAGATAAGGATAACATAATGTACTGTAACTCACCGGAGGCAATTAAGGGATTTGCTTTGCCCAGGGTCTTTAAAAGGGAGCTATTAACGATAGCGTTGGAAACGTTGAGGGTAAACTTGGGCGATGTATTTAGTCAAGTAGTGTTCCCCGACCATGAATTAATTTACTATGAGGCTTCGAGGCTTTCTAACGACGTTTTCGTTATCAAGGACGAGTTAATTTACCATTACGGTGACGTTAAGCTGAGTGATATTATGAGGAAGTATTATCGTTATGGTAAGAGTTTAAAAGTGCTGAAGGGCACTCCTTATTCTTTCATGACTTCGGTTAGTAGAAAAAGGAGGAACATTTGTAAGGGTGGAATTTACGATAGGATTGTCTTATATACCCTTTACTCTGCGAGAGGGATTCCTTTCTTATTAGGAGAAATTCTATAA
- a CDS encoding NAD-dependent epimerase/dehydratase family protein, whose translation MRFLISGGAGFLGSHLIEYLRDHEIVVVDDFSTAKYFELYSNVKLIKEKIENFNTNEKFDYVIHLAARPSPEDYTKYPVETMLSNSLGTYRTLEIARKSDAIYMYTSSSEVYGNAEIIPTPEDYWGKVNPIGIRSCYDESKRFSEALIMSYYREYGLDVRIQRPFNVYGPRLREDGSYGRVVSRFIYQALKGEDITIYGDGKQTRAFLYVEDWVEATLKMLFTKGLKGEVINIGSDKETRIIDLANMIITLTGSKSKIRYLPPRPDDPPRRAADISKAKRLLNWEPKISLEEGLKKTIEWFKGVIK comes from the coding sequence ATGAGGTTTCTTATAAGTGGTGGGGCCGGATTTTTAGGTTCGCATTTAATAGAGTATCTAAGAGATCATGAAATAGTAGTAGTTGACGACTTCTCAACTGCTAAATACTTTGAATTGTATAGTAATGTTAAGTTAATAAAAGAAAAGATAGAAAATTTTAATACCAATGAAAAATTTGACTATGTGATACATCTGGCTGCAAGACCTTCACCAGAAGACTATACGAAATATCCAGTTGAAACTATGCTCTCTAATTCCTTGGGAACTTATAGAACGTTAGAAATAGCTAGGAAAAGTGATGCAATATACATGTACACTTCGTCGTCGGAAGTTTACGGTAATGCTGAAATAATACCTACTCCAGAGGACTATTGGGGTAAGGTTAATCCAATAGGAATAAGAAGTTGTTATGATGAAAGTAAAAGATTTTCTGAAGCGTTAATTATGTCGTATTATAGAGAATATGGACTTGATGTAAGAATACAAAGGCCATTTAACGTATATGGACCGAGACTGAGAGAGGACGGAAGCTATGGAAGAGTAGTCTCTAGGTTTATATATCAAGCACTAAAAGGAGAGGACATAACGATTTACGGAGACGGAAAACAGACCAGAGCTTTCTTGTATGTAGAAGACTGGGTAGAGGCAACGTTGAAAATGTTATTTACGAAAGGGCTTAAGGGTGAGGTTATCAATATAGGTTCAGATAAGGAAACTAGAATAATAGACCTAGCAAACATGATAATAACTTTAACTGGAAGCAAATCAAAAATAAGATATCTACCACCTAGACCCGATGATCCCCCCAGAAGAGCTGCTGATATAAGTAAGGCTAAAAGGTTATTAAATTGGGAACCTAAGATATCATTAGAAGAAGGGTTAAAAAAGACAATTGAATGGTTTAAGGGTGTAATAAAGTGA
- a CDS encoding SDR family oxidoreductase, protein MRGLSIWRGFPPPNPLFCKHALLGLTRSTAVDYAPTIRCVAVCPGSIRTPLLELAAEEDVGKEHVEDKIREWD, encoded by the coding sequence ATAAGGGGGCTATCCATCTGGCGAGGCTTTCCGCCCCCCAACCCCCTTTTCTGTAAACACGCGCTTTTAGGGCTGACCAGAAGTACAGCCGTAGACTACGCGCCTACTATAAGATGTGTAGCAGTATGCCCAGGTTCAATAAGAACGCCCTTATTAGAGCTGGCTGCTGAAGAAGACGTAGGAAAAGAACACGTTGAAGATAAGATAAGGGAATGGGATTAA
- the csx26 gene encoding type III-G CRISPR-associated protein Csx26 yields the protein MRELIKCEEVNLNLKFNSEESLFHFLFLFKTYLRCKFREKSIREKYFGSAREHFMSRILYTPKIRDLVIESMEVCIIDRDASNYVINGLKGEVLKLYEVFSKHEMEYYANETVDYVPDLRKFFKNCLRRKKTW from the coding sequence GTGAGGGAGCTAATTAAATGTGAGGAAGTTAATCTAAACCTTAAGTTTAATAGTGAGGAAAGCCTTTTCCATTTTCTATTTCTATTCAAAACTTATCTTAGGTGTAAGTTCAGGGAAAAAAGTATTAGGGAAAAGTACTTTGGTTCTGCGAGAGAGCATTTTATGTCTAGAATCCTTTATACTCCTAAAATAAGGGACTTAGTTATAGAATCTATGGAGGTTTGTATTATAGACAGAGATGCAAGCAATTACGTGATAAATGGTTTGAAGGGAGAAGTCCTTAAACTTTATGAGGTGTTTAGTAAACATGAAATGGAGTATTATGCAAATGAGACCGTAGATTACGTCCCCGATCTTAGAAAATTCTTTAAAAACTGCCTGAGGAGGAAAAAAACGTGGTAA
- a CDS encoding RNA-guided endonuclease TnpB family protein has product MARRGNKAIRATVSMKIAVSDSLLVLVNNYVKALRFTLFWLKENVPNPNEDGVISKVHEELYTRLREEYNLPSKVAEDCYRDALSVYKGWYNNPKKGRFPRVYKPTVWLTPKASYNVDFEAMTVRIASVGELPILGYPRNLKDYMSWKMKEARLVIRNDKAFLKVVFEKKKEKVEPKESIAIDINMSEIVVGKDDEHYVRIPTRLHEVHHWKSLAENLQKKYPRRWRENKRILYRVRSFNLKARRIMEDFARKVGKWVIEIAEDFGANVIKLENLRNLIKNVDKLPKEFRDKLYLMQYRRLQYWISWQARKHGMIVKFVNPRYSSVSCPKCGRKMREVSHRWFRCSCGYENDRDVIAIVNLNRRGSLTPSSAHQMRDVAPNRWWER; this is encoded by the coding sequence ATGGCTAGGAGGGGTAATAAAGCGATCAGAGCTACAGTTTCGATGAAGATCGCAGTCTCAGACTCCCTCCTAGTCCTCGTTAATAACTACGTTAAGGCACTCCGTTTCACCCTATTTTGGTTGAAAGAAAACGTTCCAAATCCAAATGAGGATGGGGTGATTTCGAAAGTTCACGAGGAGTTGTACACGAGGTTAAGAGAGGAATATAATTTACCCTCAAAGGTTGCTGAGGATTGTTATAGGGATGCCCTCTCAGTGTACAAGGGTTGGTATAATAATCCTAAGAAGGGTAGGTTTCCAAGAGTATATAAGCCAACAGTTTGGCTAACACCAAAGGCAAGTTATAATGTGGACTTTGAAGCAATGACTGTTAGGATTGCAAGTGTTGGTGAACTCCCAATCTTAGGCTATCCCAGAAACTTGAAGGACTACATGAGTTGGAAGATGAAGGAGGCTAGGTTAGTGATCAGGAATGATAAGGCTTTCCTTAAAGTGGTTTTTGAGAAGAAGAAAGAGAAGGTTGAGCCAAAGGAAAGTATTGCCATAGATATTAATATGAGTGAGATAGTTGTAGGGAAGGACGACGAGCACTACGTTAGGATTCCAACTCGTTTGCATGAGGTTCACCACTGGAAGTCTTTAGCTGAGAACCTACAGAAGAAGTATCCAAGGAGGTGGAGGGAGAATAAGAGGATTTTGTATAGAGTTCGTTCTTTCAATCTAAAGGCTAGGAGGATTATGGAGGACTTTGCTAGGAAGGTTGGGAAGTGGGTTATTGAAATCGCTGAAGATTTTGGTGCCAATGTTATTAAGTTAGAGAACCTAAGGAACCTCATTAAGAATGTTGATAAACTACCTAAAGAGTTTAGGGATAAGTTGTATCTGATGCAGTACCGTCGTTTACAGTATTGGATTTCTTGGCAAGCTAGGAAACACGGAATGATTGTTAAGTTCGTTAACCCCAGATATTCTTCAGTCTCATGTCCAAAATGCGGTAGAAAGATGAGGGAGGTTTCCCATCGTTGGTTTAGGTGTTCATGTGGTTATGAGAATGATCGTGATGTTATTGCAATAGTTAATTTAAACAGGAGGGGGTCTCTGACCCCCTCATCTGCCCACCAAATGAGGGATGTAGCCCCGAACCGATGGTGGGAACGATGA
- a CDS encoding class I SAM-dependent methyltransferase, with protein MDIEGSEGKALIGSINTLKHVELIEIEVHDEENMKKVEEILSGFGKRELTIEDLRNVYKQFLKHPFGLLRIEMANRFSTTRRVLLSKIKKESSNNARTLNR; from the coding sequence ATGGATATAGAAGGATCTGAAGGCAAAGCACTAATTGGCAGCATAAATACTCTGAAACACGTGGAACTAATAGAAATAGAAGTTCATGATGAAGAAAACATGAAGAAAGTCGAGGAAATATTATCCGGATTTGGGAAAAGAGAGTTAACAATAGAGGATTTAAGAAATGTTTACAAGCAGTTCTTAAAGCACCCATTTGGGCTACTTAGGATTGAAATGGCCAATCGTTTTTCCACTACGAGACGCGTGTTACTATCTAAAATTAAAAAAGAAAGCAGTAACAATGCTCGTACCCTAAACAGATAG
- a CDS encoding sugar phosphate nucleotidyltransferase translates to MQAVITAAGLGTRMLPISKEIPKEMLPIPNNGELKPIIQVIFEQLYDQGVREFIIVVSKSKRVIEDYFTPDYYFLEYLESEGKTKQANSLKNFYKKIEESNIVFLTQYEPKGFGDAVLRTEPYVRDEFLVVAADTIVYDLNIKLMVTNSFLVTEVEDPRPYGVVIADKDGKVIDVEEKPKVPKSNLIIVPYYYFDRRIFQALKEVRFQKELQLTDGIKNLIRKGVNFKAIKVNNVYDLGNFEGYFNYLKGNIK, encoded by the coding sequence ATGCAGGCCGTAATAACTGCTGCTGGATTAGGAACTAGAATGTTGCCTATAAGTAAGGAGATCCCTAAGGAAATGTTGCCCATTCCCAATAATGGTGAGTTGAAGCCTATAATTCAAGTCATTTTTGAACAACTTTACGATCAAGGAGTAAGAGAGTTTATTATAGTGGTGAGTAAAAGTAAGAGAGTAATAGAAGATTATTTTACCCCAGATTATTATTTCTTGGAATATTTAGAAAGTGAAGGGAAAACTAAACAAGCTAATAGCTTAAAGAATTTTTATAAAAAAATTGAAGAAAGTAATATAGTGTTTCTAACTCAATACGAACCTAAAGGTTTTGGAGATGCGGTCTTAAGAACAGAACCATATGTTAGAGATGAATTCTTAGTTGTTGCTGCTGATACTATAGTTTACGATCTTAATATTAAACTTATGGTAACTAATTCTTTTCTCGTTACTGAAGTAGAGGATCCTAGACCTTATGGTGTCGTGATTGCAGATAAGGATGGAAAGGTAATTGATGTAGAGGAAAAGCCTAAGGTTCCAAAATCTAATCTTATAATAGTTCCTTATTACTACTTTGATAGGAGAATATTTCAAGCTTTGAAAGAGGTTCGCTTTCAAAAAGAGCTACAGTTAACTGACGGTATTAAAAATTTAATAAGGAAGGGGGTCAATTTCAAAGCTATAAAAGTTAATAATGTTTACGATTTAGGTAATTTTGAGGGATACTTCAATTATTTAAAAGGGAATATAAAATGA